The following proteins are encoded in a genomic region of Brachypodium distachyon strain Bd21 chromosome 1, Brachypodium_distachyon_v3.0, whole genome shotgun sequence:
- the LOC104582111 gene encoding uncharacterized protein LOC104582111 → MPPHPYAFPMALSRSSRRTLLQEGNYDLWRILFCKVFGKFSVADHIVVTADPLHHPDPKWIQDDFTIVSWLYTTVSSDVLCLIIVPQDSARAVWLKIEELFLDNQTTRTVYLDAEFHNLQQGNMNVTEYCTRLKTLPDSLRNLGKPVSDAELVHSTLHGLHRDLQHLIPILTREVPLPSFWNVRLFLLSEETRLAKADAAPTSTVFHATTTSAPAPLVAAPSIPAPPKPKSKDKGKSKQKQQPAPAQPVYAPASSGYAPAPAFGVHPSAARPDAPWTGMVHVWPVPWRPHYPGAGILGPRPHGAPPAPSPAPAPSAFAG, encoded by the exons ATGCCTCCCCATCCCTACGCCTTCCCCATGGCACTCAGCCGGAGCAGCCGGCGCACCCT TCTTCAGGAGGGCAACTACGACCTGTGGCGCATCCTCTTCTGCAAGGTGTTCGGCAAGTTCTCCGTCGCGGACCACATCGTCGTCACTGCCGATCCTCTACATCACCCCGATCCGAAATGGATCCAGGACGACTTCACCATCGTCTCCTGGCTCTACACGACCGTGTCCTCTGACGTCCTCTGCCTCATCATCGTGCCCCAGGACTCGGCACGCGCGGTGTGGCTCAAGATCGAGGAGCTCTTCCTGGACAACCAGACGACACGCACGGTCTACCTCGACGCCGAGTTCCACAACCTGCAGCAGGGCAACATGAACGTCACCGAGTACTGCACTCGTCTCAAGACCCTGCCGGACAGCCTTCGCAACCTCGGCAAGCCGGTCAGCGACGCGGAGCTCGTCCACAGCACTCTTCATGGTCTCCACCGTGATCTGCAGCATCTCATTCCCATCCTGACGCGTGAGGtccctcttccttctttcTGGAATGTTCGCTTGTTCTTGCTTTCAGAGGAGACACGCCTGGCGAAGGCAGACGCCGCCCCTACGAGCACGGTGTTTCACGCGACCACCACGTCGGCACCGGCACCACTTGTGGCTGCTCCCAGCATTCCTGCACCGCCAAAGCCCAAGAGCAAGGACAAAGGGAAGagcaagcagaagcagcagccggcCCCTGCTCAACCGGTCTACGCCCCTGCTTCGTCGGGCTACGCCCCTGCTCCGGCCTTCGGCGTCCATCCTTCGGCTGCTCGACCTGACGCGCCCTGGACCGGCATGGTCCATGTGTGGCCCGTGCCTTGGCGCCCCCACTATCCCGGCGCCGGCATCCTCGGCCCTCGTCCCCACGGCGCTCCACCAGCTCCAAGTCCGGCTCCTGCACCGTCGGCGTTTGCCggttga
- the LOC104582113 gene encoding uncharacterized protein LOC104582113 translates to MRTKAARDRVRRFQEKKAKTISEDQFLSDEDSEDCKELQFPSDDGGVELVQVHVPPKRKTRVKKEHLRIWYDEEKPLAHTQFVENLCFKDVHQFRRALKNYHIKNKRDYAYLRNDKDRVMVCCKYEGPCPFYLVSSQIDGEDTHCLRVCVEPHTCGITQESFRINSAWLARVFEENVRSDPDYKVQSMIDTTMRKFGVEISKQMAYRARARAQETVINNNPGSRAIVTTIQNLQANPRFHGLFYMLNAQKEGFLNGCRPFIGVDGCFIKLTTGAQVLAASGRDGNNNLFPLAFGVVDKEDTPS, encoded by the exons ATGAGGACAAAGGCTGCAAGGGATAGAGTTAGAAGATTTCAAGAGAAGAAAGCAAAGACAATCTCAGAAGACCAATTCCTTAGTGATGAAGACAGTGAGGATTGCAAGGAACTTCAATTTCCTAGTGATGATGGTGGAGTAGAACTTGTTCAAGTTCATGTACCCCCCAAAAGGAAAACTAGAGTAAAGAAGGAGCATCTAAGGATCTGGTATGATGAGGAAAAACCATTGGCACACACTCAGTTTGTTGAGAATCTTTGTTTCAAAGATGTGCACCAGTTCAGGAGAGCTCTGAAGAATTACCACATAAAGAACAAAAGGGATTATGCATATCTCAGAAATGATAAGGACAGAGTGATGGTTTGCTGCAAGTATGAAGGGCCTTGCCCTTTCTATCTGGTATCATCACAGATTGATGGAGAGGACACCCATTGTCTGAGGGTTTGTGTTGAACCACATACGTGTGGAATTACACAAGAGAGTTTTAGGATAAATAGTGCTTGGCTGGCTAGGGTATTTGAAGAAAATGTAAGAAGTGACCCTGACTACAAGGTGCAATCTATGATTGACACTACCATGAGAAAGTTTGGAGTTGAGATTAGCAAGCAGATGGCTTATAGAGCTAGAGCAAGAGCTCAAGAG ACTGTCATCAACAACAATCCTGGCAGTAGAGCCATTGTGACTACCATCCAGAATCTACAGGCAAACCCTAGATTCCATGGTCTATTCTACATGCTAAATGCCCAGAAAGAAGGCTTTCTCAATGGTTGCAGGCCATTCATTG GGGTTGATGGCTGCTTTATAAAACTCACAACTGGAGCACAAGTACTAGCTGCCAGTGGGAGAGATGGGAACAACAACCTCTTCCCACTGGCATTTGGTGTGGTTGACAAAGAAGACACACCTTCCTGA
- the LOC104582112 gene encoding uncharacterized protein LOC104582112, protein MDTNCKTDLVVNNLSEVFNNFIIGVKDKPIVTMIDGIRTNLMARFEAKRMGIQKAKWEIIPTYAEKLEWEKKNANNCRPTTRTSPADVPASSGTAPTTAAAPATRTSPRMAARRAATAPASTPAASMPPGAAAASMPPGAAPAARPARRFKPPRPSSNALASSAPPPAAAPTSSAPPEAAPTARPARRNAGRMPARFMENAEVGQSSRRKYTPVRGSGRGGLPKRSRIMEYFTCSRPENAKE, encoded by the exons ATGGACACAAACTGTAAAACTGATTTAGTTGTCAACAACCTTAGTGAGGTTTTCAACAACTTCATCATAGGAGTCAAGGACAAACCAATTGTTACAATGATAGATGGGATAAGAACAAATCTGATGGCTAGGTTTGAAGCAAAAAGAATGGGCATCCAGAAAGCAAAGTGGGAGATAATCCCAACATATGCAGAGAAACTTGAGTGGGAGAAAAAGAATGCAAACAATTGTAGGCCT ACTACAAGGACTTCACCTGCAGATGTTCCTGCATCTAGCGGTACTGCACCTACAACTGCAGCTGCACCTGCTACAAGAACTTCTCCAAGAATGGCAGCAAGAAGGGCTGCTACAGCACCTGCCTCTACGCCTGCTGCTTCTATGCCACCTGGTGCTGCAGCTGCTTCTATGCCACCTGGTGCTGCACCTGCTGCCAGACCAGCAAGAAGATTCAAGCCTCCAAGGCCCTCCTCAAATGCACTAGCATCatcagctcctcctcctgcagctgCACCAACATCATCAGCCCCTCCTGAAGCTGCACCTACTGCCAGACCAGCAAGGAGAAATGCAGGGAGgatgccagcaagattcatgGAGAATGCTGAAGTTGGGCAGAGTTCAAGGAGGAAGTATACACCAGTCAGAGGAAGTGGGAGAGGAGGTTTACCCAAGAGGAGCAGAATCATGGAGTACTTCACTTGCTCAAGGCCAGAAAATGCCAAGGAGTGA
- the LOC100843850 gene encoding uncharacterized protein LOC100843850 gives MDRKIRNQETKPESMQRRVSSDAARTSVTVDEDRPTQKISAYINQMQENLHALKLELEKGTIGTNVSEDGKARLETCVMSCVATFVFGEANQQDPKKFELKLTCGDQQSSTNGPSVEMSYIQTDVPNRRKDIPQLGTYLDVQEKTLACVINGAREAIDKDSEKTVGNRGKDKVKD, from the exons ATGGATCGCAAAATTCGCAATCAGGAAACAAAGCCTGAGAGTATGCAAAGGCGTGTTAGTTCCGATGCTGCGAGGACATCCGTTACTGTGGATGAAGATCGTCCAACTCAGAAGATTAGCG CTTACATCAACCAAATGCAAGAGAATCTCCATGCCCTTAAGTTAGAACTCGAAAAGGGTACAATTGGTACCAATGTCTCTGAGGATGGAAAAGCTCGCTTGGAAACATGTGTGATGTCATGCGTGGCTACCTTTGTTTTTGGGGAAGCGAACCAG CAAGACCCAAAAAAGTTTGAGTTGAAGCTTACTTGCGGCGACCAACAATCCTCCACGAACGGACCATCAGTGGAAATGAGCTACATTCAAACT GACGTGCCCAACAGACGCAAGGATATTCCGCAGCTGGGAACATACTTGGACGTCCAAGAAAAAACACTGGCCTGTGTCATAAATGGCGCCAGGGAAGCGATTGATAAGGATTCAGAGAAAACGGTGGGCAATCGCGGCAAAGACAAAGTTAAGGACTAA